From the Bacteroidota bacterium genome, one window contains:
- a CDS encoding sulfite exporter TauE/SafE family protein, whose protein sequence is MAFQQITLIALIGAIAGIFGGLLGLGGAIIIIPALVLFMGYSQQLAQGTTLMMMVFPVGALAALQYYNNGQVNVKAAILLAVFFFIGGFFGAKFATQLPQEVLKKIFALLLAGIALNMWFQK, encoded by the coding sequence ATGGCATTTCAACAAATAACGTTAATAGCGTTAATTGGTGCAATTGCAGGAATTTTTGGTGGCTTGTTGGGATTGGGAGGTGCCATTATTATTATTCCTGCGCTTGTGCTATTTATGGGCTATTCGCAACAGTTAGCACAGGGCACTACCCTCATGATGATGGTATTTCCGGTTGGAGCATTAGCTGCACTACAATATTACAATAATGGTCAAGTAAATGTGAAAGCAGCAATCCTATTGGCTGTATTCTTTTTCATAGGTGGTTTCTTTGGGGCAAAATTTGCAACACAACTGCCTCAAGAAGTTTTAAAAAAAATATTTGCCCTACTCCTTGCCGGAATAGCCCTGAATATGTGGTTTCAAAAATAA
- a CDS encoding DUF2892 domain-containing protein, with translation MKANMGNLDKAVRIIAAVIIAALYYTNQISGTAAIILLILAGIFILTSFISFCPLYYPFGFSTKKKEA, from the coding sequence ATGAAAGCAAACATGGGTAACCTCGACAAGGCAGTTAGAATCATTGCAGCAGTAATAATTGCTGCCTTGTATTACACCAATCAAATTTCTGGAACTGCAGCCATAATATTATTGATATTGGCCGGCATTTTTATTTTAACCAGTTTTATCAGTTTTTGTCCGCTATACTATCCATTTGGCTTTTCTACAAAAAAGAAAGAAGCATAA
- a CDS encoding rhodanese-like domain-containing protein encodes MKFLRLCLTIFVLLSLHSCFTVRNSAHFSYQKLPPQEYSKMLNDSIGYYLIDVRTKGEFNTAHIPNARNFSFLNFNFGKEVDTLNRNKLVFVYCQTCHRSPFAARTLKRKGFRKVYDLKGGFVKWKPEN; translated from the coding sequence ATGAAATTTCTACGCCTTTGCCTCACAATTTTTGTGCTCCTTAGCCTTCATTCGTGTTTCACCGTGCGCAATTCTGCACATTTTAGCTATCAAAAACTACCTCCACAGGAATATTCAAAAATGTTGAATGACAGTATTGGATATTACTTAATTGATGTACGCACAAAAGGCGAATTTAATACAGCACATATTCCAAATGCAAGGAATTTCAGTTTTTTGAATTTTAACTTCGGAAAGGAAGTAGACACACTTAACCGAAACAAGCTTGTATTTGTATACTGTCAAACCTGCCACCGCAGTCCTTTTGCAGCCAGAACCCTCAAAAGAAAGGGATTCCGTAAAGTATATGATTTGAAAGGTGGATTTGTTAAATGGAAGCCAGAGAATTAA
- a CDS encoding Crp/Fnr family transcriptional regulator translates to MELTEIIEFKSSPAVREKLALYGFSKVFEEGDVIQNENSYIKAIPIVTRGSIRVMRTEPDGREILLYYIKSGESCIMSFLGGIHHDTSKVKAIAEEETEILFIPIEKVSLLIQEFPEWLDYIFRLYHKRFEELLEVVNDIAFKKMDERLLDFIKKKCTLTGSHTLIVTHEQLANELGTARVVVSRLLKQMEDEKLVVLGRNKITLL, encoded by the coding sequence ATGGAACTTACTGAAATAATAGAATTTAAATCTTCGCCTGCCGTTAGAGAAAAACTGGCACTTTATGGGTTTTCAAAGGTATTTGAAGAGGGTGATGTCATTCAAAATGAAAATTCCTATATCAAAGCTATTCCAATCGTTACAAGAGGCAGTATCCGCGTAATGCGAACAGAACCGGATGGTAGAGAAATTTTACTTTATTACATAAAATCGGGCGAATCATGTATCATGTCTTTTTTGGGCGGTATTCATCACGATACCAGTAAAGTAAAGGCAATTGCAGAAGAAGAAACCGAGATATTATTCATTCCCATCGAAAAAGTTAGTTTGCTCATTCAGGAATTTCCAGAATGGTTAGATTATATTTTTAGACTTTATCATAAGCGTTTCGAAGAATTACTCGAGGTGGTGAATGATATAGCATTTAAAAAAATGGATGAGCGCTTACTCGATTTCATCAAAAAAAAATGTACGTTAACCGGCAGTCATACTTTGATTGTAACACATGAGCAGCTTGCAAATGAACTAGGAACTGCGCGTGTCGTAGTTTCGCGTTTGTTAAAACAGATGGAAGATGAAAAACTAGTAGTATTGGGGAGAAATAAAATTACACTCTTGTAA
- a CDS encoding aldose 1-epimerase family protein has translation MQSTIQNNYLTVSINHKGAELCSIKNNEKLEFIWQADEKFWPRHAPILFPIVGKLKDFKYQYKRSTYTLPQHGFARDKNFFLKSVSDDFVVFYLNSDVETQEVFPFEFELMVSYGLIKNKLIIEYKVSNFGADVMPFSIGAHPGFCCPLLPGEKFEDYKLVFDEKETLECSLLEGGLFSGKTQKFITNANEIELNAKTFEKDAIVLQNFKSKFITLQSTKSKHAVKVSIEGFPYLGLWGKPGAPFVCIEPWFGLADNVDASGNLETKKGIVLLESQKNFSCTYSIELT, from the coding sequence ATGCAATCTACCATACAAAATAATTACTTAACGGTTTCTATCAACCACAAAGGGGCAGAGTTATGTAGTATCAAGAATAATGAGAAGCTGGAATTTATTTGGCAGGCAGATGAAAAATTTTGGCCACGCCATGCCCCAATTCTTTTTCCAATTGTTGGAAAACTAAAGGATTTTAAGTATCAGTATAAACGCTCTACATACACTTTACCACAACACGGTTTTGCTAGGGATAAAAATTTCTTTTTAAAATCGGTCAGTGATGATTTTGTTGTATTTTATTTAAACTCAGATGTCGAAACACAGGAAGTATTTCCGTTCGAATTTGAATTAATGGTGAGCTACGGCCTTATCAAAAACAAATTAATAATAGAATATAAGGTGAGTAATTTTGGTGCAGATGTGATGCCCTTTTCAATTGGTGCCCACCCTGGCTTTTGTTGCCCACTGCTTCCGGGCGAAAAATTTGAAGATTATAAATTGGTGTTCGACGAAAAGGAAACCTTGGAATGTAGCTTACTCGAAGGCGGTTTGTTTTCAGGTAAAACACAAAAATTCATAACCAACGCCAACGAAATTGAGCTAAATGCTAAAACGTTTGAAAAAGACGCGATTGTGCTGCAAAATTTCAAATCAAAGTTTATTACACTGCAATCCACCAAATCAAAACATGCAGTTAAGGTATCCATCGAAGGCTTTCCCTATTTAGGTTTGTGGGGTAAACCGGGCGCACCGTTTGTATGCATTGAGCCTTGGTTTGGATTAGCTGATAATGTGGATGCTTCCGGAAATTTAGAAACTAAAAAGGGAATTGTATTGCTCGAATCTCAGAAGAATTTTTCCTGTACCTATTCAATTGAATTAACATAA